The Arcobacter roscoffensis genome segment GATTTAGAGCGAGAATATAAACTAAAAATTGCAAAACTTGATGATGAGATTGATAATATGCAAAGATTATCAAGAAATTTAAAAGAGCAAAAAGAGACTTTAGATGAGCAAATTTATTCTGAAAAATCAAAACTTCACAAAGAGTATAAAGATGCAAGAGAAGAGGCTAAAAAAGCTATAAAAGCTAAGATGGTAAGAGAAGGTCATCAGCATTTAAATACTTCCCATAAAAAAGCTAGCGAAATAAAAACTAATAAAGTAGTTGATTCTGTTGAGCTTAAAGTAGGGGATAGAGTAAAATATAGAACAACAAAAGGTACACTTATTTCTATAAAAGGGAAAAAAGCCTTTATTGAAAATGATATGGGTATGAAAGTACAAGTTAAACTTGAAGACTTACAAAGAAGTGGAAATCCTCCAAAGATAAAAACACCTCCTAAAAAAGCAACAGTAAATGTTCAAAAACCAGATAGTGGTCATGTAAAACTTGACTTACATGGGCAAAGATCAGATGAAGCCATAGATAATCTAGATAAATTTTTATCAGATGCACTAATAGCAGGATTTGATGAAGTTTTAGTTTATCATGGAATAGGAACTGGAAAACTATCTTACGCTGTTAAAAAGTTTTTAGACTCTCATCCCAAAGTTGCTGGATATACAGATGCACACCCAAGTCAAGGTGGTTTTGGAGCTAAGGTTATTAGGCTTTAAAAAACTAGTACTATTATAGTACTACTTTTAACTATACTTCCTTTATAAATTTTAAAGGATGTATAATGTTTGATAATATAGTTTTTGATGTAATCTTTGGATTACTTTTTATAAGTGGAATAGTTGCTGCATTACCTTATAGTTTTTGGGCAGCAGTACATGTAGATAGTAGTGAAGACAAGAACTAAGCTCTACTACTAGTCTTTATTTTAATAAAATTAGTGATTTGATGGCACAATTTATTCTCTCATCTAAATCACTTATATCATCTTCCATATAATCAGTTTGTATTTTATATACTTGTGTATCATTTAAAATAAACTCTAATACAATATAACCAGCATAAACCTTACAGCTATCACCTTTTTTTCTTTTATCTTCTCTATCATTTTCGTAAATATAGAATTTAATATCTACTTTATCTTTAAGTTTTTCATCTGTTTCTTTGTATGTATTAAGTACTTTAATGATTCTATTATTAATATCAGCATTTGATATTTTGTTTTCTAGATTACTTTTCATAAACTTTGAATAATCAATATATCCATCAATATTAACTGAGCCATTTTCTATAAGTTTAATAGTTTTAGAGATATTTGCTTCTGTGTTTATCTTGTCAAAAGTGATAGTCTTATTTTGACAAGGAACTCTTTTTAGATTTTTCGAGGAAGTTTTATCTATTTGAGTAAATACACCATAAAAAAGAAACCCTAATAAAAGTATTATAATTAATATAAATCCATTTTTCATAAGTTATCCTTATAATTTTGATATAAATTAAAAGAATAATATCAGATTATTATAAATATGTCAAATGACATATTTATAAGTTTAAGTTATAGTATTTTATTTTGCTTGTGAGATTTTTAAGTCTATGTTTGAAGTTTTTTTACTTTGAGTTTTCACTTTTATTTTATCACTTATGATGATTTGAGAAGCTTTGATTTTTTTAGTTTTAGTAAGATATTCTTTTATATTTAAAACTCTATTTTTAGCCATTTTTTCTAAATCTTTTTTAGAAATATTTTGCTTAGAGATCAAGTTTTTTTCTAGATAATTACTATATTCTTTTTGATTCAGTTTTCCATCTTTTGTAAAGCTTTTTTTAGAGCTTAACTTTTTGTCAAACTTTTTATACATAGACATCATAACTTCTAAATATCTTTTTTCATAATCTCTTATTTGGTCGTTTGGTATTTTTGTTTTGATTTGTTTTTCAAAGCTTGCTTTTTTCATTGCATACATGTCTTTAGTTTCATCATACGAGCCTACTAGTTTTAAAGCTAAGTTTGGTCTTTTATTTAGGATTTTAGATATTTTATCAAGTGTTTCTTTTTGTATTGGAGTGATTTCACTTTTTGCAAAATCAAAGTTTACACTTTTTATTTCATCTTCATCAAATCCAAACATAGCACCTAAAAGAGAGAAGGGAGCTGTAATAGCTTTTGTAATAAGATTTGTAAAGGCTTTCCATACTACTGAACCTATTTGGAATTTTGGATCATCTACATTTCCTGATACTGGAATATCTAAATCAATAACTCCGTTCGAGTCTTCAAGTAAAGCTATTGCTAAACCAAGAGGAAGTGAAACTGCATCATCACTTTTTACATCTTTACCTAGCTCTATTTTAGTAATAACAATTGAGTTTTTGGCATCTAAATCTGACTTTTGGATATTGTATTTTAAATCTAAATCTAGTTTACCACTATCTAACTCTTTTCCTATAAATTTAGAAGTATAAGGAGTGAAGTTTTTCATAGAGATATTTTTAAATACCATATTTACATCTGTAAGTATTTTTATATCATTTGGATTTACAACACCTGTAATCTTTGTTGTTCCATACTTATCAACAACTCCATTTACTTTTAGTCTTGTTTTACTTGCTTTTGTTGTATCTAGCTCTGATATTTGACCATTTAGTTTTGACACAGTTGTTTTAAAAGGAAGTGGTAAGCTTTTGTCTTCAAAAGCTAAAGAAGCATTTTTGATATTTACAGGGCCTATGTTTAGTTTTGCATTGCTTTTAGCTTTTGGTTCTTTCTCTTGCTTCACAACTTTTTTTGATTTTGTAGAACTAGAACTCTTTTTAGGAAGCGATATAGAAACTTTTGGGTTTATGATATCTGTACTTGCAACACTTAAAAGACCGTTTGTATAGCTTTTTATGTCTTTTACTAAAACATCTATATTTGAAGTATTTATTTTAGTTTTTTCTTTTGTATTGTAGATACTTAGGTTTGGCTCATTTAGTCTTAGTTGTTTAACTCTTATTAGTTTTGCGTTTTTGCTAATACCATTTAAACTTAACTCAATATTTCTTGCGTTTATTTGGCTATTTGATTTTTGGTTTGCAAGTTTGATTGATGGTTTTGCTATTTTTGCTTTTGATACGCTGATATTTTCACCATTTAGATTTATGCTATTTATATCAAGACCTAAGTTATTGATATTTATTTTTTGTTTTTCTCTTGCTTGATTTAAGGCTATTGATTTAATCATCGAGTTTATAGAATTTACTGATGTCTTACCATCTGCTACTTTTATATTGCTTAGGTTTATAGAAGCTTTATTTGTATTTATATACATTGCATTTTTTCTATCTTTTAGTGATAAACTCTCTTTTGTGATACCTAGTTTATCTATAGCTATTTTATTATCAATTAAAGCTAAGTCATTTAGTTTGATATTCAAATTTTTTGTATCTACATTAAGTCTATTTTTCTTATCTACAAATGAAAGCTTTGGATTGTTTAATGTAAGGTTATTTAAATCTATTTTTGAATCTTTTATATTGATGCTATTTGTATTAAAAGAAAAATTTGGATTTTTAACTTCTAAGTTATTTATAGTATCTTTGAAATTTAAACTAGCATTTGCTAATTTGATATTTGATACATTTACTTTCCAGTTATTTGGTTTTGATTCTTTCTTTTTTTCTTCTTTTTTATCGTTTGTATTTACTAATTTTGTGATATTTAGACCATCTTTATTTTGTAGTAAATTTATAATAGGTTTTGATAAAGTCACATCTGATACTTTTAGGTCTTCATTTTTAAGATTTAAATCAACTCTTTTAATATCAAAACTATCTAGTTTGAATATATCTTGTTTTTGGCTGTTAATATTTAGATTTGATAGTTTTAGTTTATCTGTAAAAAGCTCTAGGTTAAACTCATCTTTTGTAGTAATATCAAAGTTTACAATAGTATCAAACTTTGCTTTTTTATCAAGTGTGAAGTTTAACATCTCTTTTTCATACTCTAAAAGTTTTGCAAGTTCTAGGTTTTCTAAAGAGGCTTTACCATACATAGTAAAAGGTTCTAATCTAAAAGCACCTTTGATTAAAAGTTTTGCATTTTCATTTATTTTTAGAGAAAAGTTATTTGATGAAAGAGGGTTTTCAAAACTACCTAAATCATATAATTCATAGTTTATATTATCTAAAGTAAGTAAAAATGGCTTTTTATCTTTTATTTTTGTATAGTTGATTTTAGAGTCAACAAGTGAGATTTTAGATACTAAGAACTTAATATCATTTTCACTTTTTGTTTCTTCTTGTTTTTTTGGCTCTTCTTTTTTCTCTTTTAGAAGTTTTGTAAGATTTATAGTTCCATCTTTTTGCTGTACTACATCGATAAAAGCGTTTTTAAGTAAAACATTTTCTACATTTACATGTAGATTAAAAAGTGACTTAAAGCCACCAAAATCAAATGCAAACTCTTCAAAAGAAACAGTTGGCTTTTCATAGTCTCCCAGTCTAAAATCATGTATTTTTGCATGAAATGTAAAGGGATTAAAGTCTACTTTTTTAACATGGGACTTTAGTGTTAAAGTTTTATCAAGATTCTTTACTAGTTGGTCTTCAACGACATAAGGAATTAGTTTAAAACCTACAGTTACATAAATACTTAGTGATATTACTATTGTATAGAAAATTTTATCAAATCTACTCATAATTATTACCTTTTTTTGCTCATAATTTTTTGGCAATTTTAATTATTATAGCAAAATAAATCACAATTTCGCTACAATCCCATTATATATAAAAGGAATTAAATGACAGTTATAGAACTATTTCAAAAATTATTAAGATTTAAGTCAGTTACTCCTGATGATGATGGAGCATTTGATTTTATAGAAGAGTATTTAGGTGATACATGGGAATGTATAAGTGTTGATATGGAAGGCGTAAAAAATAGATTTTATTATAAAAAATTCAATGACAATCCACAACACTTATGTTTTGCAGGACATATAGATGTAGTACCTCCTGGTGAGGGTTGGGATGTAGATCCTTTTGCTGCTGATATTATCGATGGTGTTATCACAGCACGTGGAACACAAGATATGAAAAGTGGTGATGCAGCGTTTTTATATGCTTGTAAACACGCCGTTGATTTTGATGGGACACTTAGTATTCTTATGACTTCTGATGAAGAGGGTGAGGGAACATACGGAACTATCAAAATGCTTGAGCATTTAAAGGCTATAAACTTCATACCTCAATATGCAGTTGTAGCAGAGCCAACATGTGAAGATGTATTTGGTGATGCTATAAAAGTAGGAAGAAGAGGAAGTATCAACGGATACATCACTATCAAAGGAAAGCAAGGTCACGCAGCATACCCTGAGAAGTGTATAAATCCAGTACATAACTTCGCTCATGTTTTACCAAAAATAGCAGGACATAACCTAGATGATGGAGATGAATACTTCGCACCATCAAAGATGGTAATGACTGATATAA includes the following:
- a CDS encoding DUF748 domain-containing protein; translation: MSRFDKIFYTIVISLSIYVTVGFKLIPYVVEDQLVKNLDKTLTLKSHVKKVDFNPFTFHAKIHDFRLGDYEKPTVSFEEFAFDFGGFKSLFNLHVNVENVLLKNAFIDVVQQKDGTINLTKLLKEKKEEPKKQEETKSENDIKFLVSKISLVDSKINYTKIKDKKPFLLTLDNINYELYDLGSFENPLSSNNFSLKINENAKLLIKGAFRLEPFTMYGKASLENLELAKLLEYEKEMLNFTLDKKAKFDTIVNFDITTKDEFNLELFTDKLKLSNLNINSQKQDIFKLDSFDIKRVDLNLKNEDLKVSDVTLSKPIINLLQNKDGLNITKLVNTNDKKEEKKKESKPNNWKVNVSNIKLANASLNFKDTINNLEVKNPNFSFNTNSINIKDSKIDLNNLTLNNPKLSFVDKKNRLNVDTKNLNIKLNDLALIDNKIAIDKLGITKESLSLKDRKNAMYINTNKASINLSNIKVADGKTSVNSINSMIKSIALNQAREKQKININNLGLDINSINLNGENISVSKAKIAKPSIKLANQKSNSQINARNIELSLNGISKNAKLIRVKQLRLNEPNLSIYNTKEKTKINTSNIDVLVKDIKSYTNGLLSVASTDIINPKVSISLPKKSSSSTKSKKVVKQEKEPKAKSNAKLNIGPVNIKNASLAFEDKSLPLPFKTTVSKLNGQISELDTTKASKTRLKVNGVVDKYGTTKITGVVNPNDIKILTDVNMVFKNISMKNFTPYTSKFIGKELDSGKLDLDLKYNIQKSDLDAKNSIVITKIELGKDVKSDDAVSLPLGLAIALLEDSNGVIDLDIPVSGNVDDPKFQIGSVVWKAFTNLITKAITAPFSLLGAMFGFDEDEIKSVNFDFAKSEITPIQKETLDKISKILNKRPNLALKLVGSYDETKDMYAMKKASFEKQIKTKIPNDQIRDYEKRYLEVMMSMYKKFDKKLSSKKSFTKDGKLNQKEYSNYLEKNLISKQNISKKDLEKMAKNRVLNIKEYLTKTKKIKASQIIISDKIKVKTQSKKTSNIDLKISQAK
- the dapE gene encoding succinyl-diaminopimelate desuccinylase; the encoded protein is MTVIELFQKLLRFKSVTPDDDGAFDFIEEYLGDTWECISVDMEGVKNRFYYKKFNDNPQHLCFAGHIDVVPPGEGWDVDPFAADIIDGVITARGTQDMKSGDAAFLYACKHAVDFDGTLSILMTSDEEGEGTYGTIKMLEHLKAINFIPQYAVVAEPTCEDVFGDAIKVGRRGSINGYITIKGKQGHAAYPEKCINPVHNFAHVLPKIAGHNLDDGDEYFAPSKMVMTDIRGGMEVTNVTPNELKLMFNVRNSTNTTRESVEEFIHENLKGLEYDFKTTQGSFPFVTNKESKVVKAMENSIKEITGVTTKHSTAGGTSDARYFGSFGIEAIEFGVINDTIHSVGERTTVKEVEDLTAVYVDLIKKF